TACTCGTACGCGAGGTCAGAATTGACCAGGATCTCGAAATCGTCCTTGTTCGCAGAGAACTTCGCGATTACGGTTTTAGATGGCATTCAATCACACCGCGCCGGTGCGCTGGCGTGCATCGCCTCAGAGATAGCCTGTTATTTCCTTCTGAGAGAAGCTGGAATAGCCTTTCTCCTTGGTTAACACTGAAATGTCGACGTTGTCTGACGTTAGCTTCTTCTCGTTGATCTTCTTTATGATGCCGACGCCCAGGTTTATTGCATCGTTCACTTCCATGTCATCCTTGAACTCCTTGGCGAGCGTATCTTCAGCTATGCGCTTCCCGGAGCCTATCGCATCGGCCTTGTAGCCAGAGAACGACGCGCCGGGCTCCACCTCGTAGAGGCGCTTTTCTGTGTCTATGCCGCCTATGAGCAGCGATATGGCGTACGGCCTCAGGCCTCCATATTGCGTGGCCATCTGCATCTCCTCAGATATCTCCCTTGCCACTGCCTCAACAGATTCCGTTTCGTCATAGACCATCCTGTGCATCTGGGTCTTGTTCCTCATCAGGTTGACGACGTGCAGCCCATCGGACACCAGTCCGCTGTACGTTGCGCCTATGAACGAGTCTACCTTGAATATCTTCTGCACGGTGCTTGGTATTATGAGAGGTTCGGTTATGTTCTTGTGCGCCACGAACACTATGCCGGTGTCGGCCACTATGCCTATCGATGTGGCGCCCCTGCGCACAGCCTCCTTTGCGTATTCTACCTGGAAGAGCCTGCCTTCTGGGCTGAACATCACGCCCCTGTCATAAGCCTGTATGTTAGGATACATTTTTCCACCAGTTGAACGTCAGATGGCTGCCAGCGCGCCCGCTTCCGGGCAGTGCACACTTATGCAAGGCGCAAACACCTGCAGCAAAAGCACGACCTTCTATTGCGGTATTTATTTGAATAGAACATTTTTAATGCTTGTTATTGCCGGGCGGCCGTGCCCGGTGCGCTCTCGCGCCCGAGGGTCTTGGCGTAGTCCCGCAGCGCCCTGAGCGTGCCCGAGCTCTTCAGCGTGTAGAACGCCATCTCGCTGCCGGCCACGCTCTTCACCATGGCGAGCGCCGCTACCATGCTTGGCGTTCCCTCAAGGCTCGCCCTCAATATGAACATGTCGCTGCCGACGAATCCTATGACGTGCGGGTTTATGCGGTGGTAGCCAAGCTGGCCCGCGCAGTCCATCAGGCTTATGTAGAGCCTCTTCTTGAACTCGTCCTGATCGCCGCGCACAGGAGTGCTTGTCTCAACCAGCACGTAGCGCCTCTTCTCACGCATCATCGTCGCCACCAAGTTCACAGTTGACAGCGCTCAGCGCACTGCGCGCCTGCTTCTCGCTGGCGCCTATGAGCTTCGCCAGCTCCACGAGCTGCATGTATGAGCACATCTGCAATTTCGATGCCGCAAGGCTCACGAAGCCTACGCGCACTCCAGCCTTGGTGGCGTCTTTGAGCATGTTGCCCATGAAGTACATGGCCCTTGTGCGCTTGAGCCCGAAGAGCTCGGTTATGGAGCTCATTGGAAACAATAGTATGGTGCCTCGCTCGCGCATCGTGGCGAGGAGCTTCCCGTCCGCATCGTTGCGCTCCACGACCAGCGCCTTGGCGCCTCCCTTTATCATGTTGGCGAGCCAGCCCATGTCCCTGCCGACAGCCATGAACTTCCCTTTATGCTGCCCCGATTCGCCGCCCTGGATCGCCATGCCAATGTCATTGCCTTCCTTGAAGACGCGTTTGAAGCCGAGCCTGGCGTCGAATCCGCGATCGTAGTCGCACGTCGCCCTGACGAGGTCGTAGTAGTCCATGCTTACACCTCGGCATTGCCGTTGCCGTCAGCCGGCTGGTCAGATTTGTGCTGCTCACCCGTACCGAATATGTCCTTCTCGAGCACGCTTCTAGTCTTCTTGCTAGGATAAAGCAGCTTTATGAGCTTGGTGTGGCCGCGTATGCCCTTGCCGGAGTCGAACGACACTATGAGCCCCTGCATTTCCAACTCTGCTATGTAGTTCCTGTACCAGCGTTCGCTTTTGGGCCCCCTGTGCAGCCCTTCTGCTATCGACTTGTAGCGGTTGTATACCTCGCCGCTGAACAGGTACGTGTCTACGCCGTCAGTAAGCTTTTTGTAGGAGCCGCCGCTCTCCGCAAGCATCACTATGGAGTAAAGAACGAGCTTCTGGTGCTCGGGCAGCGACACTATGAGGTCATAAACCACATCGTTCTCTGCGACCTTGACGGCGTGCTCCGCGTTCTCCATGCTCACCTTTTCGCCGGAGTTCTCTTCTGCCAGCTCCCCTGCCTTGGACAGCACCTTGAGCGAGAACCTAGCGTCGCCTCCCTCCTTGGCAGCCGCCGCTGCGATGTAGTGCAATATGTCGTCGCTCACCACATTTGGCTTGAAGCCGTCCTTCGCGCGCTCCTTTATTATCGCGTAGATCTCGTTCGAGTAGTAGGGCGAGAACACGAGCTCCGATTCGTACAGCGTCGACAGGCTCCTCGGGTCAAGGTCCTCCTTGAACGATACCTTGTTTGACACGCCTATTATGGTGACGCCGCCCGCGCGTATGTCGCTGTTTATCCTTGTCAGCGTGTAAACGAGGTCGTCGAGGTCCTTGACAACGTCTATCTCATCGAGCGCCACTACGAGTATCTTGCTGTCTTCCTCTATCCAGTTGGCCAGCTTCTCGTACAGGTCGACGGTTCCGTAGCCGCGCTTGGCGTACGTAGGCATATGGTCGCTTATTATCTTGTTGAGCACCCTGAAGCGGGTGTTGTATACCCTGCAGTTCACGTAAGAGATGCGCGCGTGCGTGTTAGGTATACCTTCTATCTCGTTTATCACGTACTTAGTGCACGTGGTCTTACCCGTACCTGTGCGGCCGTAGACGAACAGGTTGCGCCCGCGCTCCCCATTGAGCGACGGCGCCAGCGCCCTCTCTATAGAATTGATCTCCTTCTCTCTGAAAACGAGCTTGCGTGGGGTGAAGTGCGGCGATAGCACCTCCCTGTTAGCGAATATTTTTGACTCGACAAGGAGATCGTTGAGCGTCTGCATGAAACCCACCGCATTTAATTTGCCCACGCAGGTTTATAAGTGATGCGCAGGGGCGCGCTGCGCACTCATATAAGCTTGCGGTCCCTGAGCCTTCCGACGTCCATGATGCTGTACTTCCACACTATATCGCCGCGCTCGTTGCTCTGCACTACCCATGGCATCACTATCACGACGTCGTTCTCCCTTATCCAGAAGCGCCTCCTCAGCCTTCCTGGTATGGAGCAGACGCGCTCGTTGCCGTCGCTGCACTGTACAACGAACTTCGACGCGCCAGATATCTTGACGACCTTGCCTAGCACCTGGCCATTTCCCGGCAGCCTGAGCTCATGCGCCGGCTCTTCGACCCTCGGCCTTCTCCTGTAGAACGACATTTCAACACCATATCAATTCAATAGTTCTTGACTCCATAGCGCGCGCCGCACGCCTCGCACACGAGATAGAACATGCCGCGGCTCGCTCCCTCGAGGTGCGTGTCCGGCTTGTGGCACTCCCTGCATATGACGTAAACCTCGAAGTAGCGCTTCATTCTGGCGTTGAGGTCATCGGTGCTGAACCTGCCGTTCAGCACGAGCCTCTGCTCCTCCATGTTGACCGGCACGCTGAGCTCCTTGCTCAGGTACCTGCTTATGTCGCCCACGTTCCTGCGGGCCTTGTCCGCTATAGCGGATATGTTCCTTATTATCGTCTTCGCGCCCTGCACTATCGAGTCGACGGTAGGTATCACGAAGTCAGAATGCTCGGCGGCCAGGCTCGGCAGTTTCGAAAATGCCCTGTCTAAAAGTGCATTGTACTCTTCGTCGCCCAACCAGAACACCGACGTGCGCAGTGAAAGCGCAGCGTTAGTAGTAATGGCAACGAACCTATTTAAAGCGTTCCTGCGTTATACTACCCGTGGCAGATAGGCTGGGAAGTTAAGGGTTTCCCATTCGCAAATCCCTTTCAGGCGGGCCAATGCCGGCAGCGTGCCGGAATGCCATTTGAGGCCTGCACCAAGGCGTTGAGGTCTTGCCCTGGATGATGGCCCAATATGTGAACCAGGCCAGGCCGGAAGGAGCAACCTTAAGCATATTCAGGCCATGCTTCTAGGATACAGGACTGAGTCGAGATGCAACCAACCTCATTTGGCATTCATGTGCAACGCCGGCCTCTGCCACACGATAGCGCTAAAAGCGCAGCGCCACAAAGTAGCGAAATGATTACACTGCCGGGGTCGCCTAGAGGTAGGGCGGCAGCCTGCTAAGCTGTTTGGCTGAAAGGCCTCCGTGGGTCCGATTCCCACCCCCGGCGTTCTTATGTGCGTGGTTGAGTGCTCTTCGTCGGAATAGATCTTGCGTGGTCGCCAAGGAACAATACGGGCATAGCGCTCATAAAGGGCGACGAGAATGGCGGCAGACTCGCCAGCGCAGGCATAGGGGTGTCTGATGATTCTCTTGTCGACTATGTGCGCAAGGGCGTCGGCAAGGCAAGCGCGCTTGTGGCCGTCGATGCGCCGCTCATAGTGCGCAACAATTCCGGCAGGAGGCCAGCCGACACGCTCGTCAGCGAGCTGTTCAGGAAATATGATGCCGGCGCATATCCGGCGAACCGCGCGCGCCTGGGCGCATGGTCAAATGGCAAGGTACGCGGCGAGGAGCTTGTCGCAGGCCTCGAACGCATCGGCTTCTCCCACAATCCATATATCAAGCGCTTCGAGCGCACGAGGAAGGTGTTCGAAGTGTATCCACATCCGGCCATGGTGGTTATATTCGGCTTGGACCACATACTCAGATACAAATCCAAGCCGAACAGGGCTTCTGGGTTCCGCGTCAAGGAATTTGCCAAGTATGAAGCGCTGCTCAAGGGCCTCTCAAAGGCGGATCCGCGGCTCGAAGTGGGCGACGGGCTGCTGCTGGGGAGGAAGCTCGGCGGCCTTAGTCATGTTGCGATGAAGCGCCACGAGGACACGCTTGATGCAGTGTTCTGCGCTTATACTGCCTATTACTATTGGGCGCATCCTGAAAAATGTGCAGTACTGGGCGACATGAAAAACGGCTACATAGTAACGCCTGTCAAGGAGTCAATGCGCGGCATGCAGAAAGAGCTATTCCTGTAATTCAGGTAAATAGATGCAGCGACCTGTTTAAAAATATCGCAGGTGTCATTCTTGCGATGTTCATGGAACTAAAAGAGGAACAGGCTGAAGCCGACAAGCGCGTATGCCCTGAATGCGGGCGCGAGATGGTTGTAGTCGACGGCCAGCAATCATGCGGCTGCGGTTCTGCAGAATCTGCAGGATGCGGCTGCGGTGGTGCCTGCGGTTGCGGCGGCCACTGCTGAACCTTACGCTTTTACGGCTGCATCCGCCAGAGCGTCCTTGCAGCTGCATGAGCGCTTCTCCGGCAGGGTCCTGACTATCTCTGTAATCAGCGCCTTCATCTTGCCCATGCTGGCATTCATCCTTGCGCCCACGTCATTGAAACTTACGGGCCCTATGTCCCTGTTCTCTTCTACTCCGGAATCGTAATCAGTTATTACCGATATGCCTAGGAAGCACATGCCCCGCTCCCTCGCCAGCGCTATTTCTGGATACTGCGTCATGTTAACTATGTCGCCGCCTATGCTTCTGAAGAATTTCGATTCCGCCTTCGTAGAGAAGCGCGGGCCGCTGATGACTATGACCGTGCCTGCATTGTGGTACTTCACGTTGGTGGCATCGCCTGCGGTTATGGCGAACTGCCGCATCTCGTCGCAGTAAGGTTTCGCTGTGCTCACGTGCGTCACCGGTTCAGAGCCGCCGTCGAAGAAAGTTTCGTCTCGGCCATGGCTGAGATTGATGAACTGGTCGGGGAAGACGAAGTCGCCGGGCATAAAGCTCGCGCGCAGCGAACCCACCGCAGATTCTGATATTATGCGCTCAACACCCAGCTGGCTCATGGCCTCGATGTTGGCCCTGTATGGCACCTTGTGCGGCGGAATGGTATGCTTGCTGCCGTGCCTCGGCAGGAACGCCACCTTCCTCCCCGCAAGCTCGCCTATGGCTATGCTGTCGCTGGGCTTGCCAAACCTTGTTTCCAGTTCCAGCTCTTCGCCGTTGTCGAGCAGCGAGTACAAGCCGGAACCTCCTATGATGCCTATCTCGGCTTTCTGCTCCGCCATCTGAATTCCTCAGTACCAGCCGCGCGCCTTCATCGCGCTCGCCACCCTGCCTATTGCTATTATGTAGGCTGCGGTCCTGGGTGTTATCCTGCTGCCTTTTGCCTCATATTCCTTCCTGACAGCCATCGTGTCTGCGAACGACTTGGTTATTATCTTGTCAAGCTTCTGGTACACCTCGTCTGCGCCCCAGTAATAGCCGCCTATGTTCTGGACCCATTCGAAGTACGAGCCTATCACGCCTCCTGAATTGACCAGGAAATCAGGCAGGTCGAGCACTCCCTTCTCGTGGAGTATGCTGTCGGCCTCTGGCGTAACCGGACCGTTGGCCAGCTCAAGCACGAGCTTGGCCTTTATCTTGTCGGCGTTGCTCCCGGTTACCTGGTTCTCTATCGCGGCCGGTATGAGGATGTCGACGTCGCTCTCAAGGAGCTGCTCGTTTGTCATCTTTGTGCCGCCCTCATAGCCCTGCACGCTGCCGCTCTCCTTCTTCGCCTTCTCGAGCTTCGCCAGGTCAAGGCCGTTTGCATCATAAATCGCGCCCCTCGAATCGCTTATCGCGACTACGTTGGAGCCAAAGAGCTTCTTGGACAAGGTGTACGCGAACATGCCTGCGTTGCCGAATCCCTGCACGGCTATTTTTGCCTTTTTCAGGTCTATGCCAAGGTTCTTCGCGGCCTCGCGCATGACGTACATGCCGCCCATGGCCGTAGAATCGTTCCTGCCTTCAGATCCCCAAACCTCAAGCGGCTTGCCCGTTATTGTGCCGAAGGCGTCATACCTGACAATATTGCTGTACTCATCCATCATCCAGGCCATAATCTGCGGCGTCGTATACACGTCTGGCGCCGGTATGTCGACCTGCGGGCCTATGAACTTGCCGATCGCGCGAATGTAGCCGCGCGAGAGCGCTTCGAGTTCGCGCATGCTCATGCCCTTCGTGTCGCATATTACGCCGCCTTTCGCGCCGCCGTATGGTATGTTGGCCAGGCTCGTCTTCCAAGTCATCCATGCAGCGAGCGCCTTGACGGTATCGAGGCTCTCCTGCGGGTGGAATCTTATACCGCCCTTCACTGGCCCGCGGGCGTCGTTGTACTGCACCCTGAATCCAGTGAACACCTTTGTCTCTCCGCTGTCCATCCTAACTGGTATGTTGACAACAAGTGTGCGCATC
The Candidatus Marsarchaeota archaeon genome window above contains:
- a CDS encoding translation initiation factor IF-2 subunit beta, coding for MGDEEYNALLDRAFSKLPSLAAEHSDFVIPTVDSIVQGAKTIIRNISAIADKARRNVGDISRYLSKELSVPVNMEEQRLVLNGRFSTDDLNARMKRYFEVYVICRECHKPDTHLEGASRGMFYLVCEACGARYGVKNY
- a CDS encoding translation initiation factor eIF-1A → MSFYRRRPRVEEPAHELRLPGNGQVLGKVVKISGASKFVVQCSDGNERVCSIPGRLRRRFWIRENDVVIVMPWVVQSNERGDIVWKYSIMDVGRLRDRKLI
- a CDS encoding AAA family ATPase; translated protein: MQTLNDLLVESKIFANREVLSPHFTPRKLVFREKEINSIERALAPSLNGERGRNLFVYGRTGTGKTTCTKYVINEIEGIPNTHARISYVNCRVYNTRFRVLNKIISDHMPTYAKRGYGTVDLYEKLANWIEEDSKILVVALDEIDVVKDLDDLVYTLTRINSDIRAGGVTIIGVSNKVSFKEDLDPRSLSTLYESELVFSPYYSNEIYAIIKERAKDGFKPNVVSDDILHYIAAAAAKEGGDARFSLKVLSKAGELAEENSGEKVSMENAEHAVKVAENDVVYDLIVSLPEHQKLVLYSIVMLAESGGSYKKLTDGVDTYLFSGEVYNRYKSIAEGLHRGPKSERWYRNYIAELEMQGLIVSFDSGKGIRGHTKLIKLLYPSKKTRSVLEKDIFGTGEQHKSDQPADGNGNAEV
- a CDS encoding S-methyl-5'-thioinosine phosphorylase, translated to MAEQKAEIGIIGGSGLYSLLDNGEELELETRFGKPSDSIAIGELAGRKVAFLPRHGSKHTIPPHKVPYRANIEAMSQLGVERIISESAVGSLRASFMPGDFVFPDQFINLSHGRDETFFDGGSEPVTHVSTAKPYCDEMRQFAITAGDATNVKYHNAGTVIVISGPRFSTKAESKFFRSIGGDIVNMTQYPEIALARERGMCFLGISVITDYDSGVEENRDIGPVSFNDVGARMNASMGKMKALITEIVRTLPEKRSCSCKDALADAAVKA
- a CDS encoding archaeal proteasome endopeptidase complex subunit alpha; translated protein: MYPNIQAYDRGVMFSPEGRLFQVEYAKEAVRRGATSIGIVADTGIVFVAHKNITEPLIIPSTVQKIFKVDSFIGATYSGLVSDGLHVVNLMRNKTQMHRMVYDETESVEAVAREISEEMQMATQYGGLRPYAISLLIGGIDTEKRLYEVEPGASFSGYKADAIGSGKRIAEDTLAKEFKDDMEVNDAINLGVGIIKKINEKKLTSDNVDISVLTKEKGYSSFSQKEITGYL
- a CDS encoding Rpp14/Pop5 family protein, whose translation is MMREKRRYVLVETSTPVRGDQDEFKKRLYISLMDCAGQLGYHRINPHVIGFVGSDMFILRASLEGTPSMVAALAMVKSVAGSEMAFYTLKSSGTLRALRDYAKTLGRESAPGTAARQ
- a CDS encoding DUF429 domain-containing protein; this translates as MLFVGIDLAWSPRNNTGIALIKGDENGGRLASAGIGVSDDSLVDYVRKGVGKASALVAVDAPLIVRNNSGRRPADTLVSELFRKYDAGAYPANRARLGAWSNGKVRGEELVAGLERIGFSHNPYIKRFERTRKVFEVYPHPAMVVIFGLDHILRYKSKPNRASGFRVKEFAKYEALLKGLSKADPRLEVGDGLLLGRKLGGLSHVAMKRHEDTLDAVFCAYTAYYYWAHPEKCAVLGDMKNGYIVTPVKESMRGMQKELFL
- a CDS encoding Glu/Leu/Phe/Val dehydrogenase gives rise to the protein MAEELNPFKIAQQQLDEAAKVMDLDEQAHAILREPMRTLVVNIPVRMDSGETKVFTGFRVQYNDARGPVKGGIRFHPQESLDTVKALAAWMTWKTSLANIPYGGAKGGVICDTKGMSMRELEALSRGYIRAIGKFIGPQVDIPAPDVYTTPQIMAWMMDEYSNIVRYDAFGTITGKPLEVWGSEGRNDSTAMGGMYVMREAAKNLGIDLKKAKIAVQGFGNAGMFAYTLSKKLFGSNVVAISDSRGAIYDANGLDLAKLEKAKKESGSVQGYEGGTKMTNEQLLESDVDILIPAAIENQVTGSNADKIKAKLVLELANGPVTPEADSILHEKGVLDLPDFLVNSGGVIGSYFEWVQNIGGYYWGADEVYQKLDKIITKSFADTMAVRKEYEAKGSRITPRTAAYIIAIGRVASAMKARGWY